In Macaca thibetana thibetana isolate TM-01 chromosome 8, ASM2454274v1, whole genome shotgun sequence, one DNA window encodes the following:
- the MRPL15 gene encoding 39S ribosomal protein L15, mitochondrial, with translation MAGPLHGGRARALDLLRDLPRVSLANLKPNPGSKKPERRPRGRRRGRKCGRGHKGERQRGTRPRLGFEGGQTPFYIRIPKYGFNEGHSFRRQYKPLSLNRLQYLIDLGRVDPTQPIDLTQLVNGRGVSIQPLKRDYGVQLVEEGADTFKAKVNIEVQLASELAIAAIEKNGGVVTTAFYDPRSLDIVCKPVPFFLRGQPIPKRMLPPEELVPYYTDAKNRGYLADPAKFPEARLELARKYGYILPDITKDELFKMLCTRKDPRQIFFGLAPGWVVNMTDKKILKPTDENLLKYYSS, from the exons ATGGCCGGTCCTTTGCACGGCGGTCGGGCCCGGGCCCTGGACCTACTCCGGGACCTGCCGCGTGTAAGCCTGGCCAACTTAAAGCCGAATCCCGGCTCCAAGAAACCG GAGAGACGACCAAGAGGTCGGAGAAGAGGTAGAAAATGTGGCAGAGGCCATAAAGGAGAAAGGCAAAGAGGAACCCGGCCCCGCTTGGGCTTTGAGGGAGGCCAGACTCCATTTTACATCCGAATCCCAAAATACGGGTTTAACGAAGGACATAG tttcagacGCCAGTATAAGCCTTTGAGTCTCAATAGGCTGCAGTATCTGATTGATTTGGGTCGTGTTGATCCTACTCAACCAATTGACTTAACCCAGCTTGTCAATGGGAGAGGTGTGAGCATCCAGCCACTTAAAAGGGATTATGGTGTCCAACTGGTCGAGGAG GGTGCTGACACCTTTAAGGCAAAAGTTAATATTGAAGTACAGTTGGCTTCAGAACTGGCTATTGCTGCCATTGAAAAAAATGGTGGTGTTGTTACTACAGCCTTCTATGATCCAAGAAGTCTGG acaTTGTATGCAAACCTGTTCCATTCTTTCTTCGTGGACAACCCATTCCAAAAAGAATGCTTCCACCAGAAGAACTGGTGCCATATTACACTGATGCAAAGAATCGTGGGTACCTGGCGGATCCTGCCAAATTTCCTGAAGCACGACTTGAACTTGCCAGGAAGTATGGTTATATCTTACCTGATATCACTAAAGATGAGCTCTTCAAAATGCTCTGTACTAGGAAGGATCCAAGACAGATTTTCTTTGGTCTTGCTCCAGGATGGGTGGTGAATATGACCGATAAGAAAATCCTAAAACCTACAGATGAAAATCTTCTTAAGTATTATAGCTCATGA